Proteins from a genomic interval of Sphingomonas sp. Y38-1Y:
- a CDS encoding S41 family peptidase — protein MARPLLQALAATAAIAMVPLATGAMAQVDTNSYRELDLFMDVYNRVKGEYVDKVDDKTLVKGAIQGMLAALDPHSSYVDALDFENMRIQTEGNYGGLGLTVTQEDGAVKVIAPTEDTPAYRAGIKAGDYITHINGKLIFGEALDDAIEDMRGQPGTKVTLTVVRPGRDKPMELTMAREIIVQKPVKWEVKNGVGIININTFSASTGADTRAAILAIDKSLGRKPTGYIVDLRSNGGGLLTQAIEVSDAFLERGEIVSQRGREKADIERYYARAGDLAGGLPIIVLVDAGTASASEIVAGALQDHHRAIVMGERTFGKGSVQTLLQLGPANALRLTTARYYTPSGRSVQEGGIEPDLSVPQISDEDYKSRPVFREADLRRHLINEAKVDNKVLEEDAKTDPRFAATPEQLKKQGIEDFQLDYAVKTLARLGAPQQVAASATPAKAAAKR, from the coding sequence ATGGCCCGCCCGCTGCTTCAGGCTCTCGCCGCCACCGCCGCCATCGCGATGGTGCCGCTCGCCACGGGTGCGATGGCGCAGGTCGACACCAACAGCTATCGCGAACTCGACCTGTTCATGGACGTCTATAACCGCGTGAAGGGCGAGTATGTCGACAAGGTCGACGACAAGACGCTGGTCAAGGGCGCGATCCAAGGGATGCTGGCCGCGCTCGATCCGCACAGCTCCTATGTCGACGCGCTCGATTTCGAGAATATGCGCATCCAGACTGAAGGCAATTACGGCGGCCTGGGCCTGACGGTCACGCAGGAGGACGGCGCGGTCAAGGTGATCGCCCCGACCGAGGACACACCCGCCTATCGCGCGGGGATCAAGGCCGGCGACTATATCACCCACATCAACGGCAAGCTGATCTTCGGCGAGGCGCTGGACGACGCGATCGAGGACATGCGTGGCCAGCCGGGGACGAAGGTCACGCTGACCGTCGTCCGCCCCGGCCGCGACAAGCCGATGGAACTCACCATGGCGCGCGAGATCATCGTGCAGAAGCCGGTGAAGTGGGAGGTCAAGAACGGCGTCGGCATCATCAACATTAACACCTTCTCGGCCTCGACCGGGGCCGACACGCGCGCGGCGATCCTGGCGATCGACAAGTCACTGGGGCGCAAGCCGACCGGTTACATCGTCGACCTGCGCTCGAACGGCGGCGGGTTGCTGACGCAGGCGATCGAAGTGTCCGACGCCTTCCTCGAGCGCGGCGAGATCGTGTCGCAGCGCGGGCGTGAGAAGGCGGATATCGAGCGCTATTATGCGCGCGCGGGCGACCTAGCTGGCGGGCTGCCGATCATCGTGCTGGTCGATGCGGGCACCGCCTCGGCCAGCGAGATCGTCGCCGGCGCGCTCCAGGACCACCACCGCGCGATCGTCATGGGCGAGCGCACCTTCGGCAAGGGATCGGTGCAGACGCTGCTCCAGCTCGGGCCGGCGAACGCGCTGCGGCTGACGACGGCGCGCTACTATACGCCGTCGGGCCGGTCGGTGCAGGAGGGCGGGATCGAGCCCGACCTGAGCGTGCCGCAGATCAGCGACGAGGATTACAAGTCGCGCCCGGTCTTCCGCGAGGCGGACCTGCGCCGCCACCTTATCAACGAGGCCAAGGTCGACAACAAGGTGCTTGAGGAAGACGCCAAGACCGACCCGCGCTTCGCCGCCACGCCCGAGCAGCTCAAGAAGCAGGGGATCGAGGACTTCCAGCTCGATTATGCGGTGAAGACGCTCGCCCGGCTGGGCGCGCCGCAGCAGGTCGCGGCGTCCGCGACGCCGGCCAAGGCCGCGGCAAAGCGCTGA
- a CDS encoding murein hydrolase activator EnvC family protein has product MKAALAPAALLALIVPAVTGAQRADGDQRQQLVRANQASRVARIRAEELERQAAAAKGEAARAGREQAAVAARAEAAEADIAAARARIALVDRALTVQRRRLDAQRAPTMRLVAALQSFARRPASLALLQPGSARDAVHVRALLASVVPAVRARSAAVRAEIARTRRLREGARLAAASLRDGRVRLEQERLRLVQLESESRLRSRELTRGALVESDRAIALGEEARDIVDQMAVADAAGETRARLLTLGEPLPRPDDPAGARTARAPAYRLPAAGRIVAGLGEVSESGVRSRGLTLSVAPGAIVTAPAAGRIVFARRFGGYGTVVIIDHGEGWTSLISGLAEAQVARGAAVGQGMPIGRAGNDAEPRITTELRRRGMPFDLVGLMR; this is encoded by the coding sequence ATGAAGGCCGCGCTCGCCCCCGCGGCGCTGCTGGCGCTGATCGTGCCCGCGGTCACGGGCGCGCAGCGGGCGGACGGCGACCAGCGCCAGCAACTCGTCCGCGCAAACCAGGCGTCGCGTGTCGCGCGCATCCGCGCCGAGGAACTCGAGCGGCAGGCGGCGGCGGCGAAGGGCGAGGCGGCGCGCGCCGGGCGCGAGCAGGCGGCCGTCGCGGCGCGCGCGGAAGCGGCGGAGGCTGATATCGCCGCGGCTCGCGCGCGGATCGCACTAGTCGATAGGGCGCTGACCGTTCAGCGTCGCCGGCTGGATGCGCAGCGCGCCCCCACGATGCGGCTGGTGGCGGCGCTTCAGTCGTTTGCGCGGCGGCCGGCGTCGCTGGCGCTGCTGCAACCCGGGTCGGCGCGCGATGCGGTGCACGTCCGCGCGCTCCTGGCGAGCGTGGTGCCGGCGGTGCGGGCGCGTAGTGCCGCGGTGCGCGCTGAGATCGCGCGGACGCGGCGACTGCGCGAAGGCGCCCGGCTGGCCGCCGCCAGCCTGCGCGACGGCCGCGTACGGCTGGAGCAGGAGCGGCTGCGCCTGGTGCAGCTCGAATCGGAAAGCCGCTTGCGCTCGCGTGAGCTGACGCGCGGCGCGCTCGTCGAATCGGATCGCGCGATCGCGCTGGGCGAGGAGGCGCGCGACATCGTCGATCAGATGGCCGTCGCTGATGCCGCGGGCGAGACGCGCGCCCGGCTGCTGACGCTCGGTGAGCCGCTGCCGCGCCCGGATGACCCGGCGGGCGCGCGGACGGCGCGGGCGCCGGCCTATCGGCTACCGGCGGCTGGACGGATCGTCGCGGGCCTGGGCGAAGTCAGCGAAAGCGGCGTGCGGTCGCGCGGGCTGACACTCTCGGTCGCGCCCGGTGCGATCGTCACGGCCCCTGCGGCCGGCCGGATCGTCTTCGCGCGCCGGTTCGGCGGCTATGGCACCGTGGTCATCATCGATCATGGCGAGGGTTGGACCAGCCTCATTTCCGGCTTGGCCGAGGCGCAGGTCGCGCGCGGCGCGGCGGTGGGGCAGGGGATGCCGATCGGCCGCGCCGGCAACGATGCCGAGCCGAGGATCACGACCGAACTGCGCCGCCGCGGCATGCCCTTCGATCTTGTCGGGCTGATGCGATAA
- a CDS encoding 23S rRNA (pseudouridine(1915)-N(3))-methyltransferase RlmH — protein MLLHIVARGRIGRGPEAELVERYLKRVGWPTRVTELPDTGGKLPAVEPGTRLILLDEKGDQPGSIAFAERLGRWRDEGVREVRFMLGAADGFGDAERAGADWLIAFGRMTWPHLMARAMLAEQLWRATSILSGHPYHREG, from the coding sequence TTGCTGCTCCACATCGTCGCACGGGGGCGGATCGGCCGCGGGCCGGAGGCCGAGCTGGTCGAGCGCTATCTGAAGCGCGTCGGCTGGCCCACCCGGGTGACCGAATTGCCCGACACCGGCGGCAAGCTGCCCGCGGTCGAACCCGGCACGCGGCTGATCCTGCTCGACGAGAAGGGCGACCAGCCGGGCAGCATAGCCTTTGCCGAGCGGCTGGGGCGCTGGCGGGATGAGGGCGTTCGCGAGGTGCGCTTCATGCTGGGCGCCGCCGACGGGTTCGGCGATGCCGAGCGGGCGGGGGCGGACTGGCTGATCGCGTTCGGGCGGATGACCTGGCCGCATCTGATGGCCCGTGCGATGCTGGCGGAGCAATTATGGCGCGCGACGAGCATCCTGTCCGGCCACCCCTATCACCGCGAGGGATGA
- a CDS encoding demethoxyubiquinone hydroxylase family protein → MSELGWRPGDRREAIRSMIRVDQAGEYGATRIYAGQLAILGDHGPHAAEIAGMAQQEARHRAYFDRLIAERGVRPTLLQPFWNVAGFALGAVTAAIGPAAAMACTAAVETEIDKHYDQQLADLGDDDPELAAHVREFQAEELEHKEAAIAAGAEQAIAYPLMSAVIRVGCRAAIAISKRI, encoded by the coding sequence ATGAGCGAGTTGGGCTGGCGGCCGGGCGACCGGCGCGAAGCGATCCGGTCGATGATCCGCGTCGATCAGGCGGGCGAATATGGCGCGACGCGTATCTATGCCGGCCAACTCGCGATCCTGGGCGACCACGGCCCGCACGCGGCCGAGATCGCCGGCATGGCGCAGCAGGAAGCGCGCCACCGCGCCTATTTCGACCGGCTGATCGCCGAACGCGGCGTGCGGCCGACGTTGCTCCAGCCGTTCTGGAACGTCGCCGGCTTCGCGCTCGGGGCGGTCACGGCGGCGATCGGGCCGGCGGCGGCGATGGCGTGCACCGCCGCGGTCGAGACCGAGATCGACAAGCATTACGACCAGCAGCTCGCCGACCTGGGCGACGACGATCCGGAGCTGGCCGCGCATGTCCGCGAATTCCAGGCCGAGGAATTGGAGCACAAGGAGGCGGCGATCGCCGCGGGCGCGGAGCAGGCGATCGCCTATCCGCTGATGAGCGCCGTCATCCGTGTCGGATGCCGCGCCGCCATCGCCATATCCAAGCGCATCTGA
- the rsfS gene encoding ribosome silencing factor, producing MSQTRSVPSTPDADPASALHALVLASLDDDQALETVSIPLSGKSSLADFMVIASGRSTRQVASMAQKLAERIKRDFGVSSRVEGLPNADWVLIDAGDVIVHLFRPEVRSFYNLERMWAFGDAPPAPAAPTTAD from the coding sequence TTGAGCCAGACCCGTTCCGTCCCGTCCACGCCTGACGCCGATCCGGCGTCGGCACTGCACGCGCTCGTCCTCGCCTCGCTCGACGACGATCAGGCGCTGGAGACGGTTTCGATCCCGCTGTCGGGCAAGTCGAGCCTGGCGGACTTCATGGTCATCGCCTCGGGCCGGTCGACGCGCCAGGTCGCGTCGATGGCGCAGAAGCTGGCCGAGCGGATCAAGCGCGACTTCGGCGTTTCCTCGCGCGTCGAGGGGCTGCCGAATGCCGACTGGGTGCTGATCGACGCCGGCGACGTGATCGTCCACCTGTTCCGGCCGGAAGTGCGCAGCTTCTACAATCTGGAGCGGATGTGGGCGTTCGGCGATGCGCCGCCTGCGCCCGCCGCGCCGACGACCGCCGACTGA
- a CDS encoding disulfide bond formation protein B — MPRSLVTARALALALPAALLAGAWASQLIGGLVPCEMCHWQRWPHYAALVPALLTFIIPGTAAKRAMVTLAALAIAVSGAIGVFHAGVEYHWWEGITACTAPAPRGGDLLADILSRPIIRCDVAQWTLVGVSLAGFNAIFSLGGAAIVAALAWRKAR, encoded by the coding sequence GTGCCGCGCTCGCTTGTCACCGCGCGGGCGCTTGCGCTCGCGCTACCTGCCGCGCTGCTTGCCGGCGCGTGGGCGTCGCAGCTGATCGGCGGATTGGTGCCATGCGAGATGTGCCACTGGCAGCGCTGGCCGCATTACGCCGCGTTGGTGCCGGCGCTGCTCACCTTCATCATTCCGGGCACGGCGGCGAAGCGGGCGATGGTGACGCTGGCGGCGCTGGCGATCGCGGTCAGCGGCGCGATCGGCGTGTTCCACGCGGGCGTCGAATATCACTGGTGGGAGGGGATCACCGCCTGCACCGCGCCGGCGCCGCGCGGCGGCGACCTTCTCGCCGACATCCTCTCGCGCCCGATCATCCGCTGCGACGTGGCGCAATGGACGTTGGTCGGGGTTTCATTGGCGGGGTTCAACGCCATCTTCTCGCTGGGCGGCGCGGCGATCGTCGCGGCGCTGGCATGGAGGAAGGCGCGATGA